In Lewinellaceae bacterium, a single window of DNA contains:
- a CDS encoding DUF3667 domain-containing protein yields MEQCKSCEATLAGPYCSQCGQKALTERITLRYIVRSFIEALTNVEEGFWYTMRALLTKPGIVAREYLEGKRKPYYHPVRYLLILITVVTLITLASGVYDLQQNEILHLQNDALGLQPDESTVANQQKIQEEVKKYLNLVALLTLPFVSLVAFWLFRKRAYNYAEHLVMIAFWSAELAVIGLPIQLMFLFFPGIIIYAFPVSILVSSVYYGIGYRQIFDIGYGQAFTRGLLANVLGFFLMFIAIMAVTAIGVAIFVVIFK; encoded by the coding sequence ATGGAGCAATGTAAAAGCTGTGAAGCGACTTTAGCCGGCCCCTACTGCAGCCAATGCGGGCAGAAGGCGTTGACGGAGCGGATTACCCTGAGGTATATTGTCCGGTCTTTTATTGAAGCCCTGACCAATGTAGAGGAGGGGTTCTGGTACACCATGCGAGCGCTTTTAACGAAGCCCGGCATAGTGGCACGGGAGTATCTGGAGGGCAAACGCAAGCCTTATTATCATCCTGTACGTTATCTGCTCATCTTAATCACCGTCGTCACCCTCATTACCCTGGCTTCTGGTGTTTACGACCTGCAACAGAATGAGATACTCCACCTGCAGAACGACGCCCTGGGCTTGCAGCCCGATGAGAGCACGGTGGCCAACCAGCAAAAGATACAGGAAGAGGTCAAGAAGTACCTCAACCTGGTGGCGCTCCTCACGCTGCCCTTTGTCAGCCTGGTGGCATTCTGGCTTTTTCGAAAAAGAGCCTACAACTACGCAGAGCACCTCGTGATGATCGCTTTCTGGTCGGCGGAGCTGGCCGTTATCGGCCTGCCGATACAGCTGATGTTCCTGTTTTTTCCAGGCATTATTATCTATGCCTTCCCCGTAAGCATTTTGGTATCCTCCGTTTACTACGGCATAGGGTACCGGCAGATTTTCGATATCGGTTACGGCCAGGCTTTTACCCGTGGGTTGCTGGCAAATGTGCTGGGATTTTTTCTTATGTTTATTGCCATAATGGCGGTCACAGCCATCGGCGTTGCCATTTTTGTTGTCATCTTTAAATAG
- a CDS encoding ATP-binding protein produces the protein MHEYTNTRIHGPYRILLTGPESTGKTLLARRLAEAYQTAWAPEYARAYLETLGRPYEEEDLLHIAHGQMLLEDFQAQFARRILPCDTGLLVLKVWSEYKYGHCHPWILEQLHRRTYDLYLLCGTDAPWAYDPLRENPNEREELYAIYKRELEQMGVSFTEVWGGVEERVEIVRGLIGY, from the coding sequence ATGCACGAATACACAAATACACGAATACACGGGCCTTATCGCATCCTCCTCACCGGCCCCGAATCTACCGGCAAAACCCTCCTGGCCCGCCGCCTGGCCGAGGCCTATCAGACGGCCTGGGCGCCCGAGTACGCCCGCGCCTACCTGGAAACCCTGGGCAGGCCCTATGAGGAGGAAGACTTGTTGCACATCGCCCACGGCCAAATGCTTCTGGAGGATTTTCAGGCACAGTTCGCCCGCCGCATCCTTCCCTGCGACACCGGCCTGCTGGTACTGAAGGTCTGGTCGGAATACAAATACGGGCACTGCCACCCCTGGATACTGGAGCAGCTGCATCGCAGAACTTATGATCTTTATCTCCTTTGTGGCACGGATGCCCCCTGGGCCTACGACCCCCTGCGAGAGAACCCGAACGAGCGGGAGGAACTGTATGCTATTTATAAACGGGAGCTGGAGCAGATGGGGGTGTCTTTTACTGAGGTGTGGGGCGGGGTGGAGGAGCGGGTGGAAATCGTTAGGGGGTTGATTGGTTATTAG
- a CDS encoding response regulator transcription factor encodes MKRAILIDDEANVRASLRNMLKDYCPEVYIAGEADGVAAGLNLLNRTAAGIVFLDVQMQDGTGFDLLDQYSGDYPFHLIFITAYDEFAVKAFEYNALDYLVKPIAPQRLIRAVARTGQGHLPSLTHYTELLRSIKLRRFDKIALSTNDGIRFFPLDKLLRLEASGSYTTFYTVDGQKEIVARILKDYEVILSDSPFFRSHQSHIINLDFIEGISTDEGLYACLQGGTRIPVARRRKEQLMELLKQRSFF; translated from the coding sequence ATGAAAAGAGCCATACTGATCGATGACGAAGCCAATGTAAGAGCCTCCCTGCGCAATATGCTGAAGGACTATTGCCCGGAAGTTTACATCGCCGGCGAAGCGGACGGGGTGGCCGCCGGCCTGAATTTGCTGAACCGAACAGCCGCTGGGATCGTCTTTCTGGATGTGCAAATGCAGGATGGAACGGGCTTTGACTTGCTGGATCAGTACTCAGGCGATTACCCTTTCCACCTGATTTTCATCACGGCCTATGACGAATTTGCGGTGAAAGCGTTTGAATACAATGCCCTGGATTACCTCGTCAAACCCATCGCCCCCCAGCGGCTGATACGGGCGGTGGCGCGCACAGGGCAGGGCCACTTACCCTCTTTGACGCACTATACCGAGTTGTTGCGATCCATTAAACTTCGCCGTTTTGACAAGATCGCCCTATCTACCAATGACGGTATCCGTTTCTTTCCACTGGACAAGCTGCTGCGGCTGGAAGCCAGCGGCAGTTACACTACCTTCTATACCGTGGACGGACAGAAGGAAATAGTGGCCCGCATCCTCAAGGATTATGAGGTCATCCTGAGTGATTCGCCTTTCTTCCGTTCTCATCAATCACACATCATCAACCTCGATTTTATCGAGGGCATCTCCACCGACGAAGGCCTTTACGCCTGCCTGCAGGGAGGCACCCGGATTCCTGTTGCCCGCCGAAGGAAGGAACAGTTAATGGAATTGCTGAAACAGCGGAGTTTTTTCTGA